The following proteins are encoded in a genomic region of Arthrobacter jiangjiafuii:
- a CDS encoding FAD-binding oxidoreductase — protein MDRERASTDRSGFVADTHPDGVVFAESAEDVVATLQLATDHRVPVVPRGAGTGLAGGSSARSGEVVLDVSRMNNILRIDPVEQLAVVQPGVLNAEINAAAAEYGLFYAPDPASTAICSIGGNIATNAGGMRCAKYGVTRESVLALRVILADGRELRTGRETIKGVTGYDLNALIIGSEGTLGIVVEATLRLRPLPVATATVAAFFPDVESAARAASAVVAARIQPSMMELIDGPTLEAVDAALGTDYRSRGASFLLVQTDGYGAFLEQEVVLDAINPHATSCTKAADDDEAAALVKARREAIPSLEKIGRVSIGDIGVPRGRLAEAVTGLEEISAATGVRIFTIAHASDGNLHPMIVMDPQDSVTEGPAKEALGQMFYLAHRLGGTLTGEHGVGLLKRDWVAEELGAVSVGVQHAIRRALDPLGILNPGKAI, from the coding sequence ATGGACCGGGAACGGGCCAGCACCGACCGCTCGGGTTTTGTCGCCGACACGCATCCGGACGGCGTCGTTTTCGCGGAATCCGCAGAAGACGTGGTGGCCACCCTGCAGCTGGCAACCGACCACCGCGTGCCGGTGGTGCCGCGCGGGGCGGGCACCGGGCTGGCGGGCGGCTCGTCCGCGCGGTCCGGCGAGGTGGTGCTTGACGTCTCGCGGATGAATAACATCCTGCGGATCGATCCGGTGGAACAGCTCGCCGTGGTGCAGCCCGGCGTGCTGAATGCTGAAATCAATGCCGCCGCTGCCGAGTACGGCCTGTTTTACGCCCCGGATCCTGCCAGTACCGCCATCTGCTCCATCGGCGGCAACATTGCCACCAATGCCGGCGGGATGCGGTGCGCCAAGTACGGAGTCACCCGCGAGTCGGTCCTGGCGCTGCGCGTCATCCTGGCCGATGGGCGGGAACTGCGCACCGGCCGGGAAACCATCAAGGGTGTCACCGGCTATGACCTCAATGCGCTGATCATCGGTTCCGAAGGCACGCTGGGCATCGTGGTCGAAGCCACCCTGCGGCTGCGCCCGCTTCCGGTGGCTACTGCCACCGTGGCGGCCTTCTTCCCGGACGTTGAAAGCGCCGCACGGGCTGCTTCTGCCGTGGTGGCGGCACGGATCCAGCCGTCCATGATGGAACTCATCGACGGTCCGACCCTGGAAGCGGTGGATGCCGCACTGGGCACCGATTACCGGTCCCGCGGGGCTTCGTTCCTGCTGGTGCAGACCGACGGTTACGGTGCGTTCCTGGAACAGGAGGTGGTGCTCGACGCCATCAATCCGCACGCCACCTCCTGCACCAAGGCGGCCGACGACGACGAAGCAGCCGCCCTGGTGAAGGCGCGGCGGGAGGCCATCCCGTCCTTGGAGAAGATCGGCCGGGTGTCGATCGGCGACATCGGGGTACCGCGCGGCAGGCTCGCGGAAGCCGTGACCGGGCTGGAGGAAATCTCTGCTGCCACCGGAGTGCGGATCTTCACCATTGCGCACGCCTCCGACGGCAACCTGCATCCGATGATCGTGATGGACCCGCAGGACTCCGTGACGGAGGGGCCGGCCAAGGAGGCGCTGGGGCAGATGTTCTATCTGGCCCACCGGCTCGGCGGCACCCTGACCGGCGAGCACGGGGTTGGACTGCTCAAACGGGACTGGGTGGCGGAGGAGCTGGGGGCAGTGTCGGTGGGCGTGCAGCACGCCATCCGCCGGGCCCTGGACCCGCTGGGCATCCTGAATCCAGGCAAGGCCATTTGA
- a CDS encoding alanine/glycine:cation symporter family protein yields the protein MSTARSVPLAPASAEVGWLGSVDATINSFFEPITAVFSGIVFFPITVGALSFPAVVAWLIVAGVVFTFYFGFIQFRGLKVAAEVIRGKFSSKDDPGEVPHFQALTSALSGTVGLGNIAGVGAAMALGGPGATFWMILAGLLGMASKFAECTLGVKYREVHEDGSISGGPFKYLPVAFKRFGRWPAKILTGTFAVAILLFGVAGGNMFQANQTFAQIQNVTGGDDGILGSAGAALLFGVVLAVLVAVVILGGIKSIGATTSKLVPAMAAVYIVACLFVIIVNFENVPAAFGAIIDGAFRPEGFAGGVVGVMIVGFQRASFSNEAGVGSAAIAHSAVKTRRPVSEGFVALFEPLMDTVLICTMTALAIIMAGAPSLQAGIQQVQGGGDAPDGVILTSDAFATVLPWFPVVLSIAVALFAYSTLITWSYYGLKSWEYLFGRGRRREIAYKVIFLTFTVAGCVLSFSQVISFTDAALFVCAFVNLLGVYLLLPVIKREMKEYLADRKSGKLEMLGIEDEDIKEAAASA from the coding sequence ATGAGCACAGCCCGATCAGTCCCGCTTGCCCCGGCATCCGCGGAGGTGGGGTGGCTTGGCTCCGTCGATGCGACCATCAACTCCTTCTTCGAACCGATCACCGCGGTGTTTTCCGGAATCGTGTTCTTCCCGATCACCGTCGGCGCCCTCAGCTTCCCCGCCGTCGTCGCCTGGCTGATCGTGGCCGGCGTCGTCTTCACCTTTTACTTTGGTTTCATCCAGTTCCGCGGCCTGAAAGTGGCCGCCGAGGTGATCCGCGGAAAGTTCTCGTCGAAAGACGATCCGGGGGAGGTGCCGCACTTCCAGGCCCTGACTTCCGCCCTGTCCGGAACCGTGGGCCTCGGCAACATCGCCGGCGTCGGTGCGGCCATGGCCCTCGGCGGGCCCGGTGCGACCTTCTGGATGATCCTGGCCGGCCTGCTCGGCATGGCCTCGAAATTTGCCGAGTGCACCCTCGGGGTGAAGTACCGGGAGGTCCATGAAGACGGCTCGATCAGCGGCGGGCCGTTCAAATACCTGCCGGTCGCCTTCAAGCGCTTCGGCCGGTGGCCGGCCAAGATCCTCACCGGAACCTTCGCGGTGGCGATCCTGCTGTTCGGGGTGGCCGGCGGCAACATGTTCCAGGCCAACCAGACCTTCGCCCAGATCCAGAACGTCACCGGCGGCGACGACGGCATCCTCGGCAGCGCCGGCGCGGCCCTGCTGTTCGGCGTCGTCCTGGCTGTCCTGGTGGCCGTGGTGATCCTGGGCGGCATCAAATCCATCGGCGCCACCACCTCCAAGCTGGTACCGGCCATGGCCGCCGTCTACATTGTGGCCTGCCTGTTCGTCATCATCGTGAACTTCGAGAATGTTCCGGCCGCCTTCGGTGCCATCATCGACGGCGCCTTCCGTCCCGAAGGCTTCGCCGGCGGGGTTGTGGGCGTCATGATCGTCGGTTTCCAGCGGGCGTCCTTCTCGAACGAGGCAGGGGTGGGGTCCGCAGCCATTGCGCATTCTGCGGTCAAGACCCGCCGGCCGGTCAGCGAGGGCTTCGTGGCCCTGTTCGAGCCACTCATGGACACCGTCCTCATCTGCACCATGACCGCCCTGGCCATCATCATGGCCGGCGCGCCCAGCCTGCAGGCGGGGATCCAACAGGTGCAGGGCGGCGGGGATGCGCCCGACGGCGTCATCCTCACCTCGGATGCCTTCGCCACCGTCCTGCCATGGTTCCCCGTGGTGCTCTCCATCGCCGTCGCCCTCTTCGCCTACTCCACCCTCATCACCTGGTCCTACTACGGCCTGAAATCCTGGGAATACCTCTTCGGCCGCGGCCGCCGCCGTGAAATCGCCTACAAGGTCATTTTCCTGACCTTCACCGTTGCCGGCTGCGTCCTCTCCTTCAGCCAGGTCATCAGCTTCACCGACGCCGCCCTCTTTGTCTGCGCGTTCGTGAACCTGCTCGGCGTGTATCTGCTGCTTCCCGTGATCAAGCGGGAAATGAAGGAGTACCTGGCAGACCGCAAGAGCGGCAAGCTGGAGATGCTCGGAATCGAAGACGAGGACATCAAGGAGGCCGCGGCCAGCGCCTAA
- a CDS encoding L-lactate permease: MDIQTQAFQQIIDPVGGSLVISAILAALPLLVLFVLLGVFRMKAWQAGIISLVLSILLAAIAWRMPVGQVAAATGLGAFYAIFPILWILINALWIYKLTVATPWFEVLGRTIRSISDDLRILSILIAFCFGALLESLAGFGAPVAIAAAMLMAAGMKPLKSAIVALLANTAPVAFGAMAAPIIALNGVTGIPLQELSSMTGRQTPFIALVVPLILVFLVDGKRGLRQTWPVALVSGVVFGLAQFVASNFFVVELTDVVAAVATVIAVLLMLRVWQPAEIIGMSGQVQESTEARQPVDEARQSVDAGSSGVSAAAAGPDAQADAQATGTPPNGKGARGRRSAAAPADRDNARPDARSVWMATAPYLIIIVVFSLAQVPVIKTWLTEIGSVTFRWPGLDVVDSGGKAVSAQTLRFDHIRATGTLLLFAGILTMLLYRIRPGQGVRVYGDTLKQLRLTIVTVCAVLALSFVMNLSGQTTTLGVALASAGGYFALLSPLLGWIGVALTGSDTSSNSLFGQLQVAAANETGLSATLMAASNSSAGVLGKMLSLQNLAIAAAAVGLEGSESTLFRKLIGWSLGLLVLMTLLIWLQSTPVLDWMVP, from the coding sequence GTGGATATCCAGACGCAGGCCTTTCAACAGATCATCGATCCGGTAGGGGGCTCGCTGGTCATTTCCGCGATCCTCGCCGCGCTCCCGCTGCTCGTGCTTTTTGTGCTGCTCGGCGTATTCCGGATGAAGGCCTGGCAGGCCGGCATCATCAGCCTGGTGCTGTCCATCCTGTTGGCCGCCATTGCCTGGCGGATGCCGGTGGGACAGGTGGCGGCGGCCACCGGACTCGGTGCGTTTTACGCGATCTTCCCCATTCTCTGGATTCTGATCAATGCCCTGTGGATCTATAAACTCACCGTCGCCACGCCGTGGTTCGAGGTCCTGGGCCGGACCATCCGTTCCATTTCGGATGACCTGCGGATCCTCTCGATCCTGATTGCCTTCTGCTTCGGCGCGCTGCTGGAATCCCTGGCCGGCTTCGGCGCACCGGTGGCCATCGCCGCAGCCATGTTGATGGCGGCCGGGATGAAGCCGCTGAAATCGGCCATCGTGGCGCTGCTGGCCAACACCGCACCGGTTGCGTTCGGAGCCATGGCCGCTCCGATTATCGCCCTGAACGGGGTGACCGGGATTCCGCTCCAGGAACTGTCCTCGATGACCGGGCGCCAGACACCGTTTATTGCCCTGGTGGTCCCGTTGATCCTGGTCTTCCTGGTAGACGGGAAACGCGGCCTGCGGCAGACATGGCCGGTGGCCCTGGTCTCCGGAGTCGTGTTTGGCCTGGCCCAGTTCGTCGCGTCGAACTTCTTCGTGGTGGAGCTGACCGACGTCGTGGCCGCCGTCGCCACGGTTATCGCCGTCCTGCTCATGCTGCGGGTCTGGCAGCCGGCTGAAATTATCGGGATGTCCGGGCAGGTACAGGAGTCCACGGAGGCCCGCCAACCGGTGGATGAGGCCCGCCAGTCGGTGGACGCCGGCAGTTCAGGAGTGTCGGCCGCAGCTGCAGGTCCGGACGCCCAGGCAGACGCGCAGGCAACCGGCACCCCACCGAACGGCAAGGGCGCCCGCGGACGCCGCTCCGCCGCAGCACCTGCGGACAGGGACAACGCCCGCCCCGATGCACGCAGCGTCTGGATGGCAACCGCCCCCTACCTGATCATCATTGTGGTGTTCTCGCTGGCCCAGGTCCCGGTCATCAAGACCTGGCTGACCGAAATCGGCAGCGTGACCTTCCGCTGGCCGGGGCTCGACGTGGTGGATTCGGGCGGCAAGGCCGTCAGCGCGCAGACCCTGCGCTTCGATCACATCCGGGCCACCGGCACCCTGCTCCTGTTCGCCGGCATCCTCACGATGCTCCTTTACCGGATCCGGCCGGGACAGGGCGTGAGGGTCTACGGGGACACCCTGAAGCAGCTGCGCCTGACCATCGTCACGGTCTGCGCGGTGCTGGCACTGTCCTTTGTCATGAACCTCTCCGGACAGACCACCACGCTCGGTGTCGCGCTGGCCTCCGCCGGCGGATACTTTGCCCTGCTCTCGCCGCTGCTGGGCTGGATCGGGGTGGCCTTGACCGGGTCCGACACATCGTCCAACTCGCTGTTCGGGCAGCTGCAGGTTGCCGCCGCCAATGAAACCGGTCTGTCAGCCACCCTGATGGCGGCATCGAACTCCTCCGCCGGCGTCCTCGGGAAGATGCTGTCGCTGCAGAACCTGGCCATTGCCGCGGCGGCCGTGGGTTTGGAAGGCTCGGAAAGCACGCTGTTCCGTAAGCTCATCGGCTGGAGCCTGGGGCTGCTGGTGCTGATGACCCTGCTGATCTGGCTGCAGTCCACGCCGGTCCTGGACTGGATGGTGCCGTGA
- a CDS encoding L-serine ammonia-lyase: protein MAVGVFDLFSVGIGPSSSHTVGPMRAAAVFAGELADAGVLESVAGLRVDLYGSLAATGRGHGTMTAVLLGLEGFAPEKILPAEVEERLAAIEATRKLQLCSQVPGAGSRILEYGEADIVLHPLTVLPRHTNGLKFAAMAADGGVLHEATFFSVGGGFIVRDGEERAAALELESTKAALPFPFRTAVGLLQHCTDNGLSISGVMLANEKVSRSEAEIRAGLLHIRDVMEECKNSAISRTGLLPGGLKVRRRAPAWHTRLRAEDPDRDPRFWQEWVNLVALAVNEENASGGRVVTAPTNGAAGIIPAVMFYATHYGPGMENATQEERDDVVVRFLLTAGAVGVLYKEQASISGAEVGCQGEVGSASSMAAAGLAEILGGSPEQVENAAEIAMEHNLGLTCDPIGGLVQVPCIERNAIGAAKAVNAAKMALWGDGDHRVSLDEVIVTMRETGRDMSSKYKETALGGLAVNVVEC, encoded by the coding sequence ATGGCTGTCGGCGTTTTTGACCTCTTCTCCGTGGGCATCGGCCCCTCGAGCTCACACACCGTGGGCCCGATGCGTGCCGCTGCCGTCTTCGCGGGGGAACTGGCCGACGCCGGCGTCCTGGAGTCCGTGGCCGGTCTCCGCGTGGACCTGTACGGGTCGCTCGCGGCGACCGGCCGCGGGCACGGCACCATGACCGCGGTGCTGCTGGGGCTGGAGGGCTTCGCGCCGGAGAAGATCCTGCCGGCCGAAGTCGAAGAACGCCTGGCCGCAATCGAAGCGACCCGGAAACTGCAGCTGTGCTCGCAGGTGCCCGGTGCCGGTTCCCGCATCCTGGAATACGGGGAAGCGGACATCGTGCTGCATCCGCTCACTGTCCTGCCCCGGCACACCAACGGTTTGAAGTTCGCCGCCATGGCGGCCGACGGCGGTGTGCTGCACGAGGCGACGTTCTTCTCCGTGGGCGGCGGGTTTATTGTGCGCGACGGCGAGGAGCGCGCAGCTGCCTTGGAGCTGGAATCCACCAAGGCGGCGCTGCCGTTTCCGTTCCGCACCGCCGTCGGGCTGCTGCAGCACTGCACCGACAACGGGCTGAGCATCAGCGGGGTCATGCTCGCCAACGAAAAAGTGTCCCGTTCCGAGGCCGAAATCCGCGCCGGACTGCTGCACATCCGCGACGTGATGGAGGAATGCAAGAACTCCGCGATCTCCCGCACCGGACTGCTGCCCGGGGGACTGAAGGTCCGCCGCCGCGCCCCGGCCTGGCACACCCGGCTGCGCGCCGAGGATCCGGATCGGGACCCCAGGTTCTGGCAGGAATGGGTGAACCTGGTGGCGCTGGCCGTCAACGAGGAAAACGCCTCCGGCGGCCGCGTGGTCACCGCACCCACCAACGGTGCGGCGGGGATCATCCCGGCGGTGATGTTCTACGCCACCCACTACGGCCCCGGCATGGAAAACGCGACGCAGGAGGAGCGCGACGACGTCGTCGTGCGTTTTCTGCTCACAGCAGGAGCAGTGGGCGTCCTCTACAAGGAGCAGGCCTCGATTTCCGGCGCCGAGGTGGGCTGCCAGGGTGAGGTGGGATCGGCGTCGTCCATGGCGGCTGCCGGGCTGGCCGAGATCCTTGGCGGCAGCCCGGAGCAGGTGGAAAACGCCGCCGAAATCGCGATGGAACACAACCTGGGCCTGACCTGCGATCCGATTGGCGGGCTGGTGCAGGTGCCGTGCATCGAGCGCAACGCCATCGGCGCGGCCAAGGCCGTCAACGCGGCCAAGATGGCGCTCTGGGGTGATGGCGACCACCGTGTTTCGCTGGACGAAGTGATCGTGACGATGCGCGAAACCGGACGCGACATGAGTTCGAAGTACAAGGAAACCGCGCTCGGCGGCCTCGCCGTGAATGTGGTGGAATGCTGA